One segment of Amycolatopsis alba DSM 44262 DNA contains the following:
- the ggt gene encoding gamma-glutamyltransferase, with the protein MAAHRSTPVRITAVTAIAALIGVAAPGIAAAAPPTSKSPVAVGYLGAVSSIDADATAIGTKILREGGNAVDAAVATAAALGVTDPFSAGVGGGGFFVYYDARTGKVHTLDGRETAPSSADENLFVENGKAIPFADAVTSGLSVGVPGTPATWQEALRKWGTKSLAKAIKPAEDLARKGFTVDQTFTTQITNNAARFSAFPSTRSLYLPGGAPPAVGTTFKNPDLAGTYAQLAAKGTDVLYRGPIGADVVNTVRKPPVDPASTLNVRPGDLTAADLAKYRVVERKPTKTEYRGLDVYGMPAPSSGGLTVGEALNILENTKLSKLEKADYLHYFLESTRYAFADRNRWIGDPAFVDVPAKELISQKFADSRACLIDPAKAGTSPVAPADPRTPSPCVAGTNPAPTPYEGENTTHLTVADRWGNVVAYTLTIEQEGGSGIVVPGRGFLLNNELTDFSFTPVTPGVPDPNLPGPAKRPRSSMAPTIVLDHGKPFLAVGSPGGASIITTVLQVLTGRIDRGLKLVDAIAEPRASQRNSAAAQVEQSFLDQTDVLAILKAKQQGFSTAPAEIGAATGVERLRDGRWLAAAEPTRRGGGSAAVVLPWPHP; encoded by the coding sequence ATGGCCGCGCACAGAAGCACTCCGGTACGCATCACCGCAGTCACCGCGATCGCCGCCCTGATCGGCGTCGCCGCGCCGGGAATCGCGGCGGCGGCGCCACCGACGTCCAAATCCCCGGTCGCCGTCGGCTACCTGGGCGCCGTTTCGAGCATCGACGCGGACGCGACCGCGATCGGCACGAAGATCCTGCGCGAAGGCGGCAACGCCGTCGACGCCGCCGTCGCGACCGCCGCCGCGCTGGGTGTCACCGACCCGTTCTCCGCCGGGGTCGGCGGGGGCGGCTTCTTCGTCTACTACGACGCGCGCACCGGCAAGGTGCACACGCTCGACGGCCGCGAGACCGCGCCGTCGTCGGCCGACGAGAACCTCTTCGTCGAGAACGGCAAGGCGATCCCGTTCGCCGACGCCGTCACCAGCGGACTGAGTGTCGGCGTGCCCGGCACGCCCGCCACCTGGCAGGAAGCGCTGCGCAAGTGGGGCACCAAGTCGCTGGCGAAGGCGATCAAGCCCGCTGAAGACCTCGCCCGCAAGGGTTTCACCGTCGACCAGACCTTCACCACTCAAATCACCAACAACGCCGCCCGCTTCTCGGCGTTCCCGTCGACCAGGTCGCTGTACCTGCCCGGCGGGGCGCCGCCCGCGGTCGGCACCACGTTCAAGAACCCGGACCTTGCCGGTACGTACGCGCAACTCGCCGCGAAGGGCACCGACGTGCTTTACCGCGGCCCGATCGGCGCGGACGTCGTCAACACGGTTCGGAAGCCGCCGGTCGACCCCGCGTCGACGCTGAACGTCCGCCCCGGTGACCTGACCGCGGCCGACCTCGCCAAGTACCGCGTCGTCGAGCGGAAGCCGACCAAGACCGAGTACCGCGGCCTCGACGTCTACGGGATGCCCGCGCCGTCGTCCGGCGGGCTGACCGTCGGCGAGGCGCTGAACATCCTCGAGAACACGAAGCTCTCCAAGCTTGAGAAGGCCGACTACCTGCACTACTTCCTGGAGTCGACCCGGTACGCCTTCGCCGACCGCAACCGGTGGATCGGCGACCCGGCCTTCGTCGACGTCCCGGCGAAGGAACTGATCAGCCAGAAGTTCGCCGACAGCCGCGCGTGCCTGATCGACCCCGCGAAGGCCGGGACGAGCCCGGTCGCGCCCGCCGACCCGCGCACTCCGTCGCCGTGCGTGGCGGGGACGAACCCGGCCCCGACGCCGTACGAAGGTGAGAACACCACGCACCTCACGGTCGCCGACCGGTGGGGCAACGTCGTCGCGTACACGCTGACCATCGAGCAGGAGGGCGGGAGCGGCATCGTCGTGCCGGGCCGCGGGTTCCTGCTCAACAACGAACTGACCGACTTCTCCTTCACCCCGGTGACGCCGGGCGTGCCCGACCCGAACCTGCCGGGCCCGGCCAAGCGGCCGCGTTCGTCGATGGCGCCGACCATCGTGCTCGATCATGGCAAACCGTTCCTCGCCGTCGGCTCGCCCGGTGGCGCGTCGATCATCACCACGGTGCTGCAGGTCCTGACCGGCCGTATCGACCGCGGCCTCAAGCTCGTCGACGCGATCGCCGAACCGCGTGCTTCCCAGCGCAACTCGGCGGCCGCGCAGGTCGAGCAGTCGTTCCTCGACCAGACCGACGTGCTCGCGATCCTGAAGGCCAAGCAACAGGGCTTCTCGACGGCGCCCGCCGAGATCGGGGCCGCGACCGGCGTCGAACGGCTGCGGGACGGCCGCTGGCTCGCCGCGGCCGAACCCACGCGCCGGGGTGGCGGCTCGGCAGCCGTCGTCCTGCCCTGGCCACACCCCTAG
- a CDS encoding primosomal protein N' gives MSSSPEPTPLWDLPEPPPKAEPARKAKPSRAKTASRRGAQNPAPENPVARIVVDIPLTHLDRTFDYRIPEKLHETAVPGCRVRVRFAGQLVDGYLVERADTTEFTGKLAYIDRVTSSEPVLPPALHTLCRSVADRYGGTLSDVLRLAIPSRHAKVEGEPPAEPAPTPEAPETAAWERYQNGPAFLEAVAERRPANAVWQALPGEDWPQRLAEAATVAAAAGRGVVMVVPDHRDLTRLHDACVSLLGADSVVALIAGLGPAERYRRWLAVLRGAVRVVVGTRAAMFAPVADPGLFVVWDDGDDVHLDQHAPYPHVRDVLMDRAHAAKGSMLVAGFARTAEAQFLVESGWAQPLLAARPELRAAAPRVTPVGEDFDVARDEAAKAARLPSVAFEAARQSLAGGFPVLVQVPRRGYVPGLACGNCRTSAHCRRCAGPLSLPGGLIDGSPRPPACRWCGVPETNFHCAACGSVRLRAVVVGSKRTAEELGRAFSGFPVRTSGATEVLASVPGKPALVVCTPGAEPVAEGGYGAALLLDGWALLGRQDLRAGEETLRRWMAAAALVRPGTEGGRVFVGAEAGLSVVQALVRWDPGWHASLELAERRELGFPPAMRMASIEGTPDAVAGLLDDLGLPETGEVLGPVPLGEVDEDGNAERERALVRVARPDGKALAAAVHAAAARRDARKASEPIRIQLDPLELI, from the coding sequence GTGAGCAGCAGTCCCGAACCGACCCCGCTGTGGGACCTCCCTGAGCCTCCGCCGAAAGCCGAACCGGCGCGGAAGGCCAAACCGTCGCGCGCGAAGACCGCCAGCCGTCGCGGCGCGCAGAACCCCGCGCCCGAGAACCCGGTCGCGCGGATCGTCGTGGACATCCCGCTCACGCATCTCGACCGGACCTTCGACTACCGGATCCCCGAGAAACTCCACGAAACCGCCGTACCAGGCTGCCGGGTGCGCGTCCGGTTCGCGGGCCAGCTCGTCGACGGGTACCTCGTCGAACGCGCCGACACCACGGAATTCACCGGGAAGCTCGCCTACATCGACAGGGTGACGTCCAGCGAGCCCGTGTTGCCCCCCGCGCTGCACACGCTCTGCCGTTCGGTCGCGGACCGCTACGGCGGCACGCTCAGCGACGTCCTGCGGCTCGCGATCCCGTCCCGGCATGCGAAGGTCGAGGGCGAGCCGCCAGCCGAGCCCGCGCCGACGCCGGAGGCGCCCGAAACCGCGGCCTGGGAGAGGTATCAGAACGGGCCCGCGTTCCTGGAGGCCGTCGCGGAACGGCGTCCGGCCAACGCCGTCTGGCAGGCCCTGCCGGGGGAGGACTGGCCACAGCGCCTGGCCGAAGCGGCTACGGTGGCGGCCGCCGCGGGGCGCGGCGTCGTCATGGTCGTCCCCGACCACCGTGACCTGACCCGGCTGCACGACGCGTGCGTTTCCTTGCTGGGCGCCGATTCCGTGGTCGCGCTGATCGCCGGGCTGGGGCCCGCCGAGCGGTACCGCCGCTGGCTCGCGGTCCTGCGCGGCGCGGTACGCGTCGTCGTCGGCACTCGCGCCGCGATGTTCGCGCCGGTCGCCGATCCCGGCCTGTTCGTGGTGTGGGACGACGGCGACGACGTCCACCTCGACCAGCACGCGCCGTATCCGCACGTCCGCGACGTGCTGATGGACCGCGCGCACGCCGCGAAGGGCTCCATGCTCGTCGCCGGTTTCGCGCGGACCGCCGAGGCGCAGTTCCTGGTGGAATCGGGCTGGGCACAGCCGCTTTTGGCGGCGCGTCCCGAACTGCGGGCGGCGGCGCCGCGGGTCACGCCGGTCGGCGAGGACTTCGACGTCGCCCGTGACGAAGCGGCGAAGGCGGCGAGGCTCCCGTCGGTCGCATTCGAGGCGGCCCGGCAGTCGCTGGCGGGCGGATTCCCCGTCCTGGTTCAGGTTCCGCGTCGCGGGTACGTTCCGGGGCTCGCCTGCGGCAACTGCCGGACGTCGGCGCACTGCCGTCGCTGCGCCGGCCCGCTTTCCTTGCCCGGCGGGCTGATCGACGGCTCGCCGAGACCGCCCGCCTGCCGGTGGTGCGGCGTCCCCGAAACGAACTTCCATTGCGCCGCTTGCGGTTCCGTGCGGCTGCGGGCGGTCGTCGTCGGCTCCAAACGCACCGCCGAGGAACTGGGGCGCGCGTTCTCCGGATTCCCGGTGCGGACCTCGGGCGCGACGGAGGTGCTCGCTTCGGTGCCCGGAAAACCGGCGCTGGTGGTGTGCACGCCGGGAGCCGAGCCGGTCGCGGAAGGCGGCTACGGCGCGGCATTGCTGCTGGACGGCTGGGCGTTGCTGGGCCGTCAGGACCTGCGCGCGGGGGAGGAGACCCTGCGCCGATGGATGGCGGCGGCGGCCCTGGTGCGGCCGGGGACCGAGGGCGGCCGCGTGTTCGTCGGCGCGGAAGCGGGTCTTTCGGTGGTGCAGGCGCTGGTGCGGTGGGATCCGGGCTGGCACGCGAGCCTGGAACTGGCGGAGCGGCGCGAACTCGGTTTCCCGCCCGCGATGCGGATGGCGAGCATCGAAGGCACGCCGGACGCGGTCGCCGGGCTGCTCGACGACCTCGGGCTCCCGGAGACCGGCGAGGTGCTGGGCCCGGTGCCGCTCGGCGAAGTCGACGAGGACGGCAACGCGGAACGGGAGCGGGCCCTGGTGCGGGTCGCGCGTCCGGACGGGAAGGCGCTCGCCGCCGCCGTCCACGCCGCGGCCGCCCGGCGGGACGCGCGCAAGGCCTCCGAGCCCATCCGGATCCAGCTGGACCCCCTCGAACTCATCTAG
- the metK gene encoding methionine adenosyltransferase, whose product MTASTSRLFTSESVTEGHPDKICDAISDSILDGLLAKDPRSRVAVETLITTGQVHVAGEVTTEAYADIPTIVRDVILKIGYDSSAKGFDGNSCGVNVAIGSQSPDIAQGVDTAYESRVESDEDEINRQGAGDQGLMFGYACSDTPELMPLPIALAHRLSQRLTRVRKDGVLPYLRPDGKTQVTIEYAGDQPVRLDTVVVSTQHADGIDLEQMLGVDVREHVVAPEIAELGLDTSNVRLLVNPTGRFVIGGPMGDAGLTGRKIIVDTYGGMARHGGGAFSGKDPSKVDRSAAYAMRWVAKNVVAAGLATRAEVQVAYAIGKAAPVGLFVETFGTETVDPTKIQAAITEVFDLRPAAIIRDLDLLRPIYAPTAAYGHFGRPELGLPWESTARAADLKSAAGA is encoded by the coding sequence GTGACCGCGTCCACGAGCAGACTGTTCACGTCGGAATCGGTGACCGAGGGTCATCCCGACAAAATTTGCGACGCCATCAGTGACTCGATCCTGGACGGCTTGCTGGCCAAGGACCCGCGCAGCCGGGTGGCGGTCGAAACCCTCATCACCACCGGCCAGGTGCATGTCGCGGGCGAGGTGACGACCGAGGCTTACGCGGACATCCCGACCATCGTCCGCGACGTGATCCTGAAGATCGGCTACGACTCGTCGGCCAAGGGCTTCGACGGCAACTCGTGCGGCGTCAACGTCGCGATCGGCTCGCAGTCGCCGGACATCGCGCAGGGTGTCGACACCGCGTACGAGTCCCGCGTGGAGTCCGACGAGGACGAGATCAACCGTCAGGGCGCCGGCGACCAGGGCCTGATGTTCGGCTACGCCTGCTCGGACACCCCCGAGCTGATGCCGCTGCCGATCGCGCTGGCGCACCGGCTTTCGCAGCGGCTGACCCGTGTCCGCAAGGACGGCGTGCTGCCGTACCTGCGCCCGGACGGCAAGACCCAGGTCACCATCGAGTACGCCGGTGACCAGCCGGTGCGGCTCGACACGGTGGTCGTGTCCACCCAGCACGCGGACGGCATCGACCTGGAGCAGATGCTCGGCGTCGACGTCCGCGAGCACGTGGTCGCCCCGGAGATCGCCGAGCTCGGCCTCGACACCTCCAACGTGCGGCTGCTGGTCAACCCGACCGGCCGGTTCGTCATCGGCGGCCCGATGGGTGACGCGGGCCTGACCGGCCGCAAGATCATCGTCGACACCTACGGAGGCATGGCCCGGCACGGTGGCGGCGCGTTCTCGGGCAAGGACCCTTCCAAGGTGGACCGCTCGGCCGCGTACGCGATGCGCTGGGTGGCGAAGAACGTCGTCGCCGCCGGTCTGGCCACGCGTGCCGAGGTCCAGGTGGCGTACGCGATCGGCAAGGCGGCCCCGGTGGGTCTCTTCGTCGAGACCTTCGGCACCGAGACGGTCGACCCGACGAAGATCCAGGCCGCCATCACGGAGGTCTTCGACCTGCGTCCGGCCGCGATCATCCGCGACCTCGACCTGCTTCGCCCGATTTACGCGCCGACAGCCGCGTACGGCCACTTCGGCCGTCCCGAGCTGGGTCTCCCGTGGGAGAGCACGGCGCGGGCCGCGGACCTGAAGTCGGCCGCGGGCGCCTGA
- the coaBC gene encoding bifunctional phosphopantothenoylcysteine decarboxylase/phosphopantothenate--cysteine ligase CoaBC, with translation MNKPKVVLGVGGGIAAYKACEVLRGLTESGHDVRVVPTEAALNFVGAATFEALSGNPVHTGVFTEVPEVQHVRVGKEADLVIVVPATANLLAKAAHGIADDLLTNTLLTARCPVAFFPAMHTEMWEHPATRDNVALLRSRGLVVAEPAAGRLTGKDTGKGRLADPAEIVDLARLLLAVPDALPRDLEGVRVAISAGGTREPLDPVRYLGNRSSGKQGYALARVAAQRGADVTLVAAHTIALPEPAGAKVVHVSTAEEMRQAMHAEAASADILVMAAAVADFRPSNRAEHKIKKSDDAPDPVVELARNADILAELVRNRTNGQLIVGFAAETGDDKGGVLDHARVKLKRKGADLLVVNAVGEGKAFGTEDNSGWLLGADGTEIPIPLGAKAELASTLWDAVVTLMKR, from the coding sequence GTGAATAAACCCAAAGTCGTACTGGGCGTGGGTGGCGGGATCGCCGCCTACAAGGCCTGTGAGGTCCTGCGCGGACTGACCGAATCCGGTCACGACGTCCGCGTGGTCCCCACCGAAGCCGCGCTGAACTTCGTCGGCGCGGCCACCTTCGAGGCGCTGTCGGGGAACCCGGTGCACACCGGCGTGTTCACCGAAGTGCCCGAGGTCCAGCACGTCCGCGTCGGCAAGGAAGCCGACCTGGTGATCGTCGTGCCGGCCACGGCGAACCTGCTCGCCAAGGCCGCGCACGGCATCGCGGACGACCTGCTGACGAACACCCTGCTCACCGCCCGGTGCCCGGTCGCCTTCTTCCCGGCGATGCACACCGAGATGTGGGAGCACCCGGCCACCCGCGACAACGTGGCGCTGCTGCGCTCGCGCGGGCTGGTCGTCGCCGAACCCGCCGCCGGCAGGCTCACCGGCAAGGACACCGGCAAGGGACGGCTCGCCGACCCGGCCGAGATCGTCGACCTCGCCCGGCTCCTGCTCGCCGTGCCGGACGCCCTCCCGCGCGACCTCGAAGGCGTGCGCGTGGCGATTTCGGCTGGCGGCACCCGCGAACCACTGGACCCGGTCCGCTACCTGGGCAACCGCTCGTCGGGCAAACAGGGCTACGCGCTGGCACGGGTCGCCGCCCAGCGCGGCGCGGACGTCACCCTGGTCGCCGCGCACACCATCGCGCTGCCGGAGCCCGCGGGCGCGAAGGTCGTCCATGTGTCGACCGCCGAGGAGATGCGCCAGGCGATGCACGCCGAGGCCGCCTCCGCCGACATCCTGGTGATGGCCGCCGCCGTCGCCGACTTCCGGCCGTCGAACCGGGCCGAGCACAAGATCAAGAAGTCCGACGACGCGCCGGATCCCGTGGTCGAGCTCGCGCGCAACGCGGACATCCTGGCCGAACTGGTGCGGAACCGGACGAACGGTCAGCTGATCGTGGGATTCGCCGCCGAGACCGGGGACGACAAGGGTGGCGTCCTGGATCACGCCAGGGTCAAATTGAAGCGCAAGGGTGCGGATCTGCTGGTGGTGAACGCCGTCGGCGAGGGGAAGGCGTTCGGCACCGAGGACAATTCGGGCTGGCTGCTCGGTGCCGACGGCACCGAGATCCCGATCCCGCTGGGCGCCAAGGCCGAGCTGGCTTCCACATTGTGGGACGCAGTTGTGACCTTGATGAAGCGTTGA
- the rpoZ gene encoding DNA-directed RNA polymerase subunit omega, whose protein sequence is MTTQATLHEELEGITNPPIDDLLEKVSSKYALVIYSAKRARQINDYYAQLGEGLLEYVGPLVEPGPREKPLSIALREIHGGLLEHTEGE, encoded by the coding sequence GTGACGACTCAGGCCACGCTGCACGAAGAGCTCGAAGGCATCACCAACCCGCCCATCGACGACCTCCTCGAGAAGGTCAGCTCGAAGTACGCGCTGGTGATCTACTCGGCCAAGCGCGCTCGCCAGATCAACGACTACTACGCCCAGCTGGGCGAGGGCCTGCTGGAGTACGTCGGCCCGCTGGTCGAGCCGGGCCCGCGTGAGAAGCCGCTGTCCATCGCCCTGCGCGAGATCCACGGCGGCCTGCTCGAGCACACCGAGGGTGAATAA